The Miscanthus floridulus cultivar M001 chromosome 6, ASM1932011v1, whole genome shotgun sequence genomic interval ttgattgataagagccccaaaaatggtgtggtgggagtgagaaggcaaggagataggattatcttagtcaagcttgtcgttggtgatatggtcttgaacgtaattagtgcgtatgccccccaagtaggcctcgacgagagtgctaagagacagttctgggaagacttagatggcctggttagagctatacctagtagtgaaaagctttttataggaggagatcttaatgggcatgtaggtactacaagcgcaagtttcgaggcagttcatggaggttttgggtatggtagtaggaatcaggagggggaggaagttctggacttcgcggtagcttttgacctgatgatagccaacactttctttagaaagagagaatctcatctagtgacctttagtagcggacaacactgtagccagattgactttgtcctcgcaagaagaaaggacaaacgagcattcttggattgcaaggtgataccaggggagtgtgttgtttctcaacataagcttttggtggcagattttcgttttcaggtgcgtgcccgtagggataaacaagctaagattgaaagaacaaagtggtggaaactgaaaggggagacgtcagaggtatttagggaaagggttatcaaagagggctcttggaaggaagaagacgacataaacaatatgtggaacaagatggcaaccaacattcggaaggtagcctcagaggtgtgtggagtaaccaaaggaaggggacgcgaggctaaagatacttggtggtggaacgaggaagtccaaagggctattaaggagaagaaaaaatgctatagacgcttgtaccatgacaggagtgtggacaatatagagaagtataaggtggcaaagaagactgcaaaacgagctgtaagtgtggcaaagggtagagcgtacgagaatctttaccaacatttgagtacgaaggaaggagagaaggacatttataggatggctaggattcgtgagagaaagacatgggacttcaaccaagttaagtgcattaaggatgaaagggagcatctcttggtaaaggaggatgagatccgacatcgatggcaagagtattttaacaaattgttcaatggtgagaatatggacacaacttttcagttggatgactcttttgatgacaccaataggcgcttgtgcggagaatccaagaatctgaggtcagagatgcgttgaaaaggatgaaaggaggtaagacgatggaccggatggtatcccaatcgaggtgtggagatgcctcggggacatagctgtagtatggttaaccaagctgttcaaccatattttttgatcgaacaagatgcctgatgagtggaggaaaagtatattggtaccgatctgcaagaataaaggggatattcaaagttgtacaaattaccggtgaattaagttgatgagccatactatgaagctatgggagagagttatcgagcatcgtttgagagcaataacgcgggtctctatgaaccaatttggtttcatgcccggaaagtcaaccatggaagccattttcttaataagacaagttatggagcggtatagggagaagaagaaggacctacacatgatttttattgacttggagaaggcttatgataaaatactaaggaatgttatgtggtgggctttggacaaacataaagtcccaacgaagtacgtcggcctcattaaggacatgtacagcaatgttgtgactagagttcgaacaagtgatggagacacggatgacttcccgattaggataggactacatcaagggtcagctttgagcccttatttgtttgctttagtgatggatgaggtcacaagggacatacaaggggacatcccttgatgtatgcttttcgcggacgatgtagtgctagttgatgaaagccggacaggagtgaatcagaaactgaagttatggcgggagactttggagtccaaaggttttagacttagtagaactaaaactgagtatatgagatgtgacttcggcactactactcgggaggaggaagatgttagtttagaaggtcaagtagtgcctaggaaggatacctttcgatatttaggatcaatgctacagagggacggggatattgatgaagatgttagccatagaatcaaagcagggtggatgaagtgacggcaagcgtctggtgtcctatgtgacaaaagggtaccacagaagctaaaaggcaagttttataggacgacgattagacctgctatgttgtatggtgcagaatgttggcctacgaaaagacgacatattcaacagctaagtgtcgcggaaatgcgtatgttgcgttggatttacggtcatacaagaagggatcgagttcggaacgatgatatacgtgagagattaggggtagcgtcaattgaagaaaagcttgtccaacaccggttgagatggtttggacatgtgaaacggagacctccagatgcaccggtgcgtagtggaatcctaagtcaggatagtaacgtgaagagaggcagaggaagaccgaagttgacttaggtagaggcaataaaaggagacttgaaaggatggaatatacccaaagacttagccttagataggagtgattcacgtgcctgaaccttgattgcttctgttgggtttcaactctagcctaccccaacttgtttgggacttaaaggctttgttgttgttgttgttgttgttgtagcatATGTTGCCATCAAGTGGCACAAGATTTCAATCTCATAAAAAGCTAATCACAGATTTAAGAGACTAAATGACAATCATTTGAAATTTGAAGAATTCTGCGCTCTACTAATTTCCTTGGCAATTCTAACAATGGAAACGTAAAGAGAACCAGTCACTTCCGTATCGGGAATGGATATCGCTACTTGCCTGATTTGTTTGGTTCAGCCGATAGGGAGGGGTATATCTGGCCGGAACCTATAACGCTCAATCGTGGGCGGGAATGATCTTAAATAGTGTGGGATCCGATACCACCGTAAGCTGATTACAACTAGTTACAACCAAACGTGAAATAACGGCATCGGGGGACGTTGCGAACTATTTACAGCGCAAAAAGGAGTAATCAAACACCACCAAAATACAATGTCAAAAAATGAGAGTCCCAACATTACTCTAAATGGCGAGTTACAACCAAACGTGAAATAACGGCATCGGGGGACGTTGCAGACATGGGATGATGGGAGTACCTATATAAGGGCCGAAATCCTTCTCGAATTGCCCTTCCAGACAAAAAAAGGATGATGTAGCTTTAGTTTAGTCGAATTAACATTCCAGACACATAAAAGGATGATTCAGTTTTAGTTTACACAGGCATCAAAATGTAATGATACAAAATGACCTGGCACTTTGCTTTAGCAAAATATTGCATTTAGCATAAGCTGCTGAGATAAGTGAACCAACCTCATTTTGAAAGCCTCTAGGTTGTATGCTAAGGAGAAGCATCCACGGCACCATTGTTTTGCTCATCACCACCATCCTCCAACCTCTTACCATCGCCAACATCCCCATCTTCCTCCGCATCactctcatcctcatcctcattacTGAGACGAGCAATCTCTGCTTGCGCCTTCTCCAAAATCTCCCTCCACTTTGCATCTAGGTCCCTTTGCAAATCCCTCCTCATTTGCTCCACCTCCACCATGTGCTGCCTCTTGCTACTCTCCATCCTCACAAAAACCTCCTCAAACTTCTGAATTGACTCTGTGAGAGCCACGAACCCATTTCGATCCACTTGAACAGCACTATTTTTCTGCGGTTCCTGTTCACCCAATTCCGCACCTGACCCTGAAACCCTGGGACCTACGACGTCCCCGCCACCACCAAGAAGACGCTCAGGAGCTTTCATCCCCCACTGAAAGCGCCGCGATGGCTGCCTGTCACGGCGGCGCTTTGCAGCCAGAGGCAGCAACTGGAGAGgcagcggaggcggaggcagggCCGCCGGGGCCgggagcggcagcggcagcggggaCGGGCACAGAATTGACACCATCTTGTCGTAGTAGACCCATTTGGAGGGGGAGGGCCCGGAGCGGCGCGAGGCAAGacgcgctctctccctctccttcttgaACTTCTTCCTAAGCGTGTCCACTCGGTTGCGGCACTGCGAATCGGAGAAATACCCCGCGGGACGGTCCGCGGCGGCACACACGCGGCGGGCGACCTCGAGCCACTCGTCGGCGCGGATGATGCTGCGCCCCGCGCGGACGAAGCTGTCACCCCAGGCGTCGAGGAGGGCGAAGGTGGAGCGCTCCGTCCACTCGGGCCCGGAGCGCTTCGGCTTGTCGGAGAGCGGATCCTCAGGGAGCTCGTAGGGCGCGAGCCGCGGGGCGAACTCGAACCCGAGAGCGTACCGGTCGGTGCGGCGGCGCTTGGTGCGCGGGGAGGAAGGCGACGGGGAGGCGCCTGATGAGGAAGCAGAGGATGGGGAGGGGGAGGTCGACGGCCAAGgggacgcggcggcggccgcgtcgTCGCTCATGGGCGCGGCTAGGGTTTCAGGTTCGTGGTTGGTGGAGTTGTTCGGCGAGGTGGGCTGGCCGGGACCGGTAGGAATCCGGCGAGTTTGGGGCAGGTCGCCCGTTCCTCCGTGGTGCTCACCGCGACACTGTAGCCCAGTGTACTGAGACTGCATACGGGGAATTAGATAGATGTATACGTAACAAAAATACTATACAACACACCGTacgttttagcaaaaaaaaaaaaaaacacatgaaatttttttatctctttccctctctctttctcaccggtgaccaccggCGTCGGAAACGGCGACCAGCGAGCTCGCCCCGGCGACGGCGGATCTGTGATTTATCCTTCCATAAAAAAATTATGATCTGTGATCAGTGGAGGCTGGAGGCTGAAAAAGGGTGgaagctgttggatcttaattctatggtgcaaaaaaattcatgtattgaaactacataaaacacatggttgtgcaGTAGACAGACTCATTAATTAAAGGTTTGTCCTTCCTTTTTAAAGTACAACGGTTATAGAAGGGGCCGACCGGGGAAAGACAGGCAGGCCAAGCGGTAGAGATGGTGGCCGGGCGGTTTA includes:
- the LOC136458884 gene encoding trihelix transcription factor ENAP2-like, encoding MSDDAAAAASPWPSTSPSPSSASSSGASPSPSSPRTKRRRTDRYALGFEFAPRLAPYELPEDPLSDKPKRSGPEWTERSTFALLDAWGDSFVRAGRSIIRADEWLEVARRVCAAADRPAGYFSDSQCRNRVDTLRKKFKKERERARLASRRSGPSPSKWVYYDKMVSILCPSPLPLPLPAPAALPPPPLPLQLLPLAAKRRRDRQPSRRFQWGMKAPERLLGGGGDVVGPRVSGSGAELGEQEPQKNSAVQVDRNGFVALTESIQKFEEVFVRMESSKRQHMVEVEQMRRDLQRDLDAKWREILEKAQAEIARLSNEDEDESDAEEDGDVGDGKRLEDGGDEQNNGAVDASP